TGCCGCGGGTcggatgtggcccgcgggccgcaacttGCTCAGGCCTGCTTCAATAGAATAACAGATGACGAAGGCGATGCCAGTCAGACatgaaataaacataataaaatgTGAACTTGTGAGCTATcactaaaatatagaaagatGTCCAGTGAAATAAGGCTTGTTTCGATAAATTCTTGTTGTTAgggaaaaatcgcttttctctgcGACTAATTGACAAATCACTTTTATATGGTAGATAAAGGGTCGCTTGACGGCTATCACTTTCCATTTTAGTTTTTTCCGAGTTCTATGAGGCGAGATTTCACCTGTTTTGAATAAAGCGAAACACTTCTTATTCCTTGTTGCTGAACTGCTTCCGTATTGCTTGTCCACCGATCATTTCGACAAATTCGGGTGCTCCCAGGTGTTACCTCACCGTTACCGTTACGCATATGCGCTCTATGGATAAGAACTGTCAAAGTTCAAATTTTGTAGTACTTGCAACAAATGAATACATTTGTGAAAAAAACACATTGTATTTCTGTCATGATTAATTTACAGCCATGGGTGTTATATACCAAAAAGAGTGACCATACTTTATGAAAACTTGTGTAACATGTTCAATAAATATACTATTTCATACAGGAATGTTCATTTCTTCACAAACCCTGTCGATGTAAAATATCTCGAAAAGAACCGAATTCTGAAACACGACAAAGTTCTTTATGATTTTGCCACTCGGGTAGTGGGATCGCCCCATGCCATTGATGTAAGCGGAAAACATAACCCAAGGGGACCTGAAGTGATGGCAGGAATGACCAAGGCTATGAGGGGTTCcacatcattatcaaaattaacagaatCGTGCTTGACTATTACTACTTATgcttttgaacaagctttgagaAAAGATGAAAGATTTATACAAGAACAACCAGTAAGTCAtattttaaagtatattaaacGCTTTTACGTTTCCATCCCATGGATGGACCTACACGCGTGTGACCACtaatctgatatatatatatatattaccatattttaacaattttctTTTACCTGAAAAAGTACTAATAAATAAAACGTGGAGCGCACAAGAGTTAGTATTTTACTAAGCAATAAATATAGTGTTTTTGAgcttaattcaatatttttatatttttccagATTGGTTTGTATGAATTAGCtggaaaaattatatttgacaCAACGCTATACATGTTTTTTGGATATCACAAGTCTTTGAAGCAGCGATTAGAAGAGAAAAACAGATTTTACGAcgattttatgttttattttgaaaaatctgCTCTTCTAGTCGACAGAGTTTCTATTAATTTGTTGCCGAAAGTAAAAGCAGCAAGAAATCGTCTGCTTGAAGAAATGAACAACATTGAATTCAAAAATCGTGTCGGCGTTTCTGAACTAATCAAATCGATGAACGAAATTGATAAAAGTAAGCATTTTACTTGTTGAATATATGATAGGCGGGATACTTTTTGGCATTAAGAGGTTTGCTTTCAGGATTCTTATGAATTTGAGTTACCTCGACTTCAAATTGTTTATTCCTGATTCTGATTGAATAGAGCGATCACGTAACTAAGTTGATAAAACAATGTGTCCCGTTACAtaaattgctttttattttacgCATTTTAAGCTTGATCAAATGGATACAAAGTGACGGCCTATGTGACGTCATTAGAGTTCAGAGTTAAATCAGGAAGACGTTAGATAAAGGTTCACATTTCACAACACGTCATCGGACGTATTCAcgccatgattttaaaaatatctacgTGCTAGGCAACTTATCTCAAAAATACAAAGTTTCAATATGTGCTCTTATATAATAACAGTCTAACTCTAAAACATCCCAAATGTGTACTGCGGTAAGAAGATATATATCAAAGCTAATAAACATCTAAATCCccgtcaaaatatttttcacaacaatGCCCTGGGCTCTCTTTGACCTATGACTATATTAAATCTCAATATTTGTTTGAAACTTAGGTATCGAATTCCGACATTAATAAATAGGATTAGAAAACCATTTTGCGATAGCATTGTGTATTAAAGGGGTGGCGTGGGGGCGGCAAAATGtttaccaatttttttcattaggtGAAAATATATCTGTGAAGCTAAAAAAACCAAATATAATTTgggatttatttattttcaatatttgtctATGCATGTTAAGCTTAGCAAAGCATTATGGTTGCATTTTCAATGCGAAGTCCAGTCGGTCAAGCATTTATGGTGATTCGGTAAATTTCCTTAAATAGCAGCTGTCACTCttcgttaaaatatttgaagtttTTGATTTATCAAGTAAATGATTTCAGACAACGCCGATGAGAGAGCGAGACATCTTCTCATCATTTTGTGGTCCTCGCAAGCAAACAGTCGTCCTGCATTATTTTGGACACTTTTTCACCTGCTGAAACAGCCACAAGCAGTAGCAAAAATTCTTCAGGAATACAATGAAGTCATGGAAATGACTATGTCGCGACAGAAAAAGAAGACCAACGAAAACATTCCTGATCGATCATTATTAAGCGAATGGCTTGGCATGGACGACATTATGGAATTAAACAGAACGAGTTTGGATAAAATAGTGATTCTCggtaaataaaatgatttatgTCTTGATCTATGTTAGtataatatcgtcacgctaataaccgaattgcgtaagtcatttttggcgattttgagttttttataaaataggtatttatgttatgctgcgcacctgtctgttaactcagattttattttaggaattccgaaacccataaaaatggagatttagtatgacatgcacatttgtgcaattgtttcgtcataatgaattatccttGTTACCGTGGTactattgtgacgtaacaaaggcaaaataacctcggcgaagtattttcgagtttttgcatctcggattctagcttagcgcgtattaatttgaatttttactacagtataggaagacgtacacttgtgatattcactgtccgagtcaaatttaccttggttggcttttatattgggtgcattgctgttttattctttataattaatcttagtcctatttcggtgggtgtgcagaacgtgttatattgatgaaatatatatttttaaacataaaaaatgatttaattgaaactgattagctattttggggattagacattgtagatactgagaattacattcgtttttggaatgtttagttttcaggactggtgcatatagtgaagttgcaaattgcgtatgtcaccaattcatagacacatttctgcctaagtcacagtgcgccattatgacgtcacttaactgcgtcatacaaattaacttaaatccggctacgatcaaaaaattgaaccatggcaaattattgactctcaattgcataacaaaatcattaggaagttttttacgtttttctcaaaactgctaaaaatgacttacgcaattcggttattagcgtgacgatatatatatgtattttgaaAATCCCTTGCAATGCTCTAgaatctagatcagtggttcccaaactttttagagttggcttccacagcttatggcgacccatttaacttttcATGACAtcacacagaacacagcaatggctaatcatcgcaaaactaccctGTTTTCTCGAAAATAacacctggcctgaaaataagacccagtttgaattttaataataatttgaattaaaccctttccttaaaataaatttaaaatgtgtgggagaggaaaggttcaatgaccCGAGgaaaggtgaagatcacaccactattaaagattgtgtgatgtccCAATCACAATATTCGTCACtcgatttttgtataggaaatacaattgaaaacaatgaatgtcggtttttatataaataatgttttttggaaaatctcgtgattttctacaatgtaattttatttttgataaatgaacacaaaagacctcttccaaaaaaacaTAGTggattcttcaaaagaaaagaAATCTAAATcttgtctaaatttcggggaaacaagataagaagtgctgtacagttacaatgtacaaaactgctatgcgtaaaaaagccacatggtcattctttgtgtaacaaatttttgttatttcgagaagatcgtaaaaaggaaactttcacagatacgaatttaaattcaatttgatttttttttttttttgaatatttacgtattcgagtcgccaccgatcctaataaccagtataattaagcaaagctttctacatcttttcacgacccactaacaTTCTTTTCACTAACATttgcgacccatagtttgggaaccgctgcgtCTAGAttctagtatatatatttacaatgaTTTTCTCTTGTTCTTGTCAGAGTAAGCAACTGTTGATGTAAACTCTCTCCTAGAGAGTAATTTGATCTAATTCGAATCACACTTATTTTGACTTGAGTCGACAACAAATCATTACATTCATTCATTGGCTGTTCTGAGGTAAAATCCGGCATGCGAACATTCTAGTGGCTATCATTTTAGTAATTTTCAAGCTATGGCTCAGATCACTAATGCATTTCACCATAATGACTGGATAAAAATTAAGTATTTTTAAAAAGACGACTCTGGAATTTATTCTAGACGACCGTGATTAACTTCAAAATCATCATTGGTATGTCATTTTGTTTACGAAGAAATCGTGCCAATTTTTTGTGCTTTATTGCAGATGCATGTATAAGAGAAAGTCTTCGACTCGTCGGATCGAGCATGATTGTGAGAGAAGTCGATAGAAATGCGAAAGTGACCGTAGCATCAGGAAACAAATATCTTGTACGAAAAGGAGATTTCACCGCATTTTTCTCACCGTTAACTCACATGGATGAAGTCATTCACGAAAATCCAGAGGTAGATAAATTAAGGCTGTAATTGAACATCACCCCCAAAATTGCACATTGTCCACTAGACGAATTTGTAACCTATATATATCttttaaaactaattttacatttaagaatataatttataataattcaaTACCGATTACAACACacaatttattcaatatatgACAGGAGTATATGTATGAACGTCACCTTGTGGAACAAATATCTCATCGGGATGAGAGCAGTGAGGATATCAGTGACGTTTCTTCAATCTGCAGTACAGACTCGGAAGGATTGTCGAAGAAAAACAGGCTCAAAGCAAAAATTCGTTATGGCGTTCCGGGATATCGCGTTTCTGCCTCAAGGGCTATTTTAACGTTCGGTTATGGCACAAATCGATGCCCGGGTAGACATATAGCTTTAATAGAAATAAAACTGTGTGTGCTCATCTTCCTACGGCATTTTCGATTAGAACTTCTCAACCCGGATGAAAAACCACCACCGTTTGACATGAGGCATCTTGGATTTGGAGTCATGCCTCCATTGAGTGATGTTTTAGTAAAAATATCTCCGAAAGTGAATtagaaaagaaaattgaaactaCTTGAAGTGCAGCCGTACAGGGTTAACTTTGACTCGAAAATGTTGACAGCGGCTTGCGCATGTGGGAAACAAAGGTCTATTGTCCGGTCAGATATGTGAATAGTTGAACAGTTACTTGTTTACGTGAACTGCCCTAAGACGAcgatgagtccagcaatcctctcaaaATATTCGCCCTCCTAAGAATCTAACCCGCGCAGGTTagataatcagaggtgcgatggcatGCGTGTTTTTAGCTCTTAGAACGATACTCGTCGCCGATGGGTGATAAGTCGGTGACGTTTGCGCGAATCGTCGATTGAACATTCGCACTCAACCACTTGCCAGAGGTTTTGAAATCATAGCAACACTGTTCGAATTTCTATATAGGATTGttacttttcaaatttaaacaTCCAAAATCACCCTTCCCACGGATCACAGATAAGCTATATAAAATGGTCCAATGAACTCAAAAAATACTAACACACAGCTGTTGAACTCCTCAAATTTTACCTTAGCAAAGACAAAGGTGGACCGGTGCATGACACCAAATAGCATTTAGAATAGAATTGTATTCATttcaattatataaaaaaaaatatatttaattaataacatgattgtattttattcattggaaagaaaattataaacaaatataagaaacaaacaatatatataattagctGTTCAACGTGTTAAGAAAATCCCGCAAATTGTTGTGCCAGACGTCAGGCTGATCAAGGTAGCAAGCATGCCCAGCGTTTGGAATTTTGAGAACTGTGTGATTGGGTATGCCAGAAAGATGCTTGAAGGAGGTTGTCCCCAAAGTAGCATCTCTGTCACCTGTAAGATTCAAGTAAGAAAATTAGGTTGAGATTTCAAATATCTCTCATTTGTTTTGATTTAACCAATTAATAGTTCCATATAAATATGGGAGATTTTTTGCCCCACCCTTGCATGGATTTGTACTATTACTTGGTACCCGCTCAAGGATTGTGTGgcaatatgcaaacaatagagGAATATAGTTGATTGCAGATGGTCGAACCCTTTTGATAATACAATCTAATCTATTATAAGCGTAAAGACTCCTGTTTCAGTTCTTTTGCAAAAATCCGCTTTAAAAATAACCTCTCAATTCACAAAGGCTCGgttgataaataaaatcaaacacTCACCATAAACAATTAAAGTTGGGACTCTAACACTTGAATACTGGTTAATATAGGAGCCAGTAGATACTGGGGCAACAGGGACATATCCACTCATGTTATTTCCATGTTCTAAATGAAGTAGAAAGAAGCATGATTATGCCTAAAATCATGAAGTGTTGTACATTATGGCCGTGTATCGCTTTATCAAAATGAGGGCTATCAAGTCTCAACATATATGCATGCACAATTTAGAACAATCATTCTAAATATATCTTATCTTAAGATTTACTTTGAATAATTCAACAATGTATAtcttacaaaataaaatcaaagacCAATCTGTCTTTCGCAACCAGTTTGATATAGGATGAAGTGGAAAAACATCCCCAAGTTGGGTCGGGGATACATCCTCACCAAAAAATATCCACATGGTATATTAAAATTGAGAGATTCAATGATACTTTAATTACTAAACTTTTTTGCATTCAAATACCAAAAATTCAAGGTCTAACTTTGATTCCTAAACTGCATAGTTTGTTAAAcgaaaatttcacaaaaatttcaaactagttacacaatgcacttCTGCGAAAATTATATTGGAGGATATTACAAACTTCTAACTTACCGATTAAATATGGAAGTGAAAATCCTCCACTCATTGAGGGACTGATAATAACAGGTTTATTTATTGATAACTTCTGACATATTCCATGTATGAAATCTGCTTGTGTACCTTTCAACTTCGCACTCTTTGAATTTCCATATTCTACATGGTATAAAACACAAGAAACTTATACATCATTGACATTATCACTTTTTTTGTGATGTTGTGACTTgtaagaaaaaataatattcattgtCATATCCCAATATCAGTAGTTTCTGCCAAAAGTTGAGCAAGAATTTCCTAGACGCAGCAACGATAGTAAGCAGAagtggggtctcatgtagtttcttacctaacatacttctagtgggcgcagcatgacaattttttcatgtatcaatcctaacccccacctgactacaccatccaaaaattacgtcattacaacgtcacagtgacataatagagcccttcaaactatacgaactgcaaTCCGAGACGCGCAagcgagcacccgaaatcgaacagttattcctctcgttttctcgtcgcaacgattccaataggagagagactgataacgtcagtcagttctttatcgccggcgccaatgccatttcggtcgaTCATGCGTaaatttggcaagctctatgacgtgattgtgatgtcgtagcgatttaatttttggatggtgtaatcagatgggggttaggattgacatatcaaaaaattgttatgctacgcccactagaagtacgttaggtacgaaactacacgagaccccagaAGTGACTGTTTCAGTGTGGGTTGTTTCTATTTATGATTTGGCCTGTGGCCTTCTATTATTAGAAGCCTTGGCTGATACATAATTATGATATTGAAATGCTGATTGAAATCTACTATGTGAGAAAGTCAAAACATTTTCAGGTAAATTTATTCTTCTTTCGACTTGAGAATTCtgtgatattttatatttcacccATGCTGCCATGAGACATAGAGAAAGTGCAAAGATGACAAGAGCGTAAATAGGTTTAATGACTGGTTATTAATACCAGATGGCTTATGGGGATGGCCGAATGAATTGGCAATGCTAACAGTATTTTTTGATTATTACTTGTTATGCTTGAATGATTCATACCAATGATGAAGTCTGAATGATACTAAAGTTGGTAGGCACTGGTTTAATTTTATATACGGTACAGTGACAAATGCATACTACTGTGCTGGCATACCTGGCAAATCAACAGCAACAGCTCTGTAGCCCCATTCTGCTAGTTTTTCCAAAGTTTTCAATTCGAGCCAAGTTTCTGACGAAAATTTCATTCCATGCAAAAGCAGGATATCTCCTTTTGATGCACCTCCAACAGGCAAAGTCTCGCGGTAGAAGATTTCTCCACTTTCCGATAAAATGGACTTGGAAGCCATGATAATTTCGAGAACGCAAACTAAACGCAATGCCGATAATAGCAAATGCAGCAATGCGACTCGCGTGGAAATGTAGAGGAGCGCAGAGCTAATTCAAAACAAAAGACAGGTGTAGCGCCACGAGTGACGAAATGCAAACACCGTTCACTTGAACAGAAATAAAACCGTGACAATTTCGATGAAATATCTAATAACACTTCTAAGGGGAAAATAGAAAAAGTAGTTACGAAGAAAAGGAAATTTTTTCAGCACTTAAAATGTCGCCTCAACAACCACGATTTAGAAGACGATCAATATGCCTATTTCGTGTACAATAACTAAAAAATCCCCTGTCCAGCAGTTGGTCCTTTGGTGGCTCTTCAATGCAATCTCAAAACATTCTTTAATAAACGATGTTGGTTGCCTGCGTCATCCCTTCCACAGTAAAActgtaattatcattttctcgtaTTTTGTATATTGTGACGGGCAAGCAAATAAATTTGATGACTGGTTAACGATATCGCACCAGAGTTATCTATTTATTTTAATGCCTCATTCAATGGTCAATGCCACTTCTATAAATGCGAATAACAATGAATACAGAGCGAGATAGATTCTCGACAGTCGCCGGAACACCAAGCGCAAATTACACTTGTGCTAGGTTCGAATATTCGGAGACAATGCAGATGGAAACTAGCTAATTCTTAATACACCTGACTGACGGGTAACTAGAAAAGAGATTCCGATTTTGATTTTTTCCAATGCCCAACATCATATAACCCAAGAAACAAGCCTTGAACCAAAGCAAAACTAACTTTTTATTACcttaaatgtataaaaaaaatcacataaCATTTGACACTGAGAATAGTTAAAAAGCAAGTCACTGCCAAAAAAGACATGAAATCGAGATGCAACTATGTGGCTGTCCAGCTAATTCCAAAGAGTGGCAGTGACCAGCTgataaacaaaatttgtaaTACATAACCCAGagaaagaatatttgaaaacgATTTAAATTATGCAATCGAACAATGTAAAATCCGTTTACTGCCATATCGCTTTATCACAAAAGTTTcgtaatatcaaaaaatagccTGGAAATTTTGATACAAACAATCATGCCAATTTATGAAGTTAAGTTTGCATTGGTTTTGCTTGGTGTACAAGCCAAGAGTGAATATCCGAAACGGGAAACTGTAATAACTGTCAAAAGACTTAAAATTGTAAGAATAAAATTACTAGCATGGGAAAGATGTTAATGctcataaattttaattttgtatttattggcaaTGTTCCAGATTTTATATTGTACCTAGTAATTAGGAATGATTAGCAGCAAAATCGAAAAgacttcaaaaaatattaaaaataaataaaaagccCATCAAAACATACTATCAGGCTGAGCTTTCGATTTTAAATGATTGTTACGAACACGTTGTCGTCTTCAACCAAGATGAGAATCAATGCGATTCAAGGGCAGAAAACAACACAGTTCTTATAGTCTTGCAAAACCGATAATATTTTCAGTGACATAAATGCTATAAATTTTACAAGTCACATCACCATCTTTCCAGAACTACACATCAGAATTGATTAAACTATAAAGAAAGTTTTGCCTATAAATTTCTGAACGTATCCAACCACCTCCCTCCATAGTTCGACAGAAAACAGGgcctttcaaaaaatttcggCAACGATGCCGACAGTCACTGGTCAATTTAACTCTCCGAAAAGTTGTTGCAAAAGAGATATCTTCTTTTTATGTTGTAATCGAGACCTCGATGAGTGAAATATTTACAACATGCATCTGCTACACTTCTGTTGAAGCCTCGTGTGATTCTGTGTTTTCATCAGCTGGAAGTAGGGCAATGTTAGATAACACCCACAATATGTGATATATAGAATGTTCTGGGCTATCCATGCAAATACGTTTAAGCAATCtttctttcaaaaaaataataaattgaaatctTCACAGGTGTAGGTATTTACCTTTTCTACATGGGAAGCAGGGTCAAAGGTCGAGACTGAGAAAATGATCTCCCATGTGAAAAATACTGCTTTTATATCACTTAAAGAAATCGGTACTCATTGTAATGTGAAAATCTTAGAAACAGAGCTATGGACATCTGCATAAGAGACTGGCGTAATAAAATATTGAGAAATTGGTAAGAGTACaataattcattaataaatcgATAGAAACTTAAGAGCCTAATAGTTTAAACATTCATAGTAATCTCACCTCTTTCTTCATTTATGGTTTCAGCTTCTGCGACGACTGCAGGCTCCTCCCCTTCATCAACTATTTCTACCTTGTTATTGTTATTCTTAGGTTCATCTGTCTCCTTATTATTTTCTGTGGCCGGTTCTATGATATAAATAATCAGATAAATGAATAATTTGTACAAAATTAGAAAACACTTTCCCCTCAAGCAATCAAGGTTGAAAGTAAGCAATAACTTCTTTTATTAACCTGATATCGGTATCTCTGTATTTTTCTTAGCTTGAGCTAATAATGCAGCATCATTATCCAACTtgcagaaaattattttaaatcgaTTGTAAACTTTTGCAGCTTTATCCATCAGTTTTGGACTGGCTTTATATCTTCTGACCTGTAAAATGTAGTGAATTAGAAATCAGTTTATGATGATGTGACGTAAACAAAACCATGTCTTTATAGTAAACCATGTTTTCTTTTCTTTAGGGGCTCTAAGAATGGGCATTTATCAATAATAGTGTCACAAATCAATTATTTGCACAGAATTTCAAGTTAGTAGTTTTATTGGTGAAAGCCCTGAAGCAGGTAACAGGTTTTGGATACAtcatttggtactcccgtagtatatgtaccacacaggttagggttgggccatgattttattccgatttttcttatttta
The genomic region above belongs to Styela clava chromosome 13, kaStyClav1.hap1.2, whole genome shotgun sequence and contains:
- the LOC120333146 gene encoding cytochrome P450 7B1-like; amino-acid sequence: MDVGLGTAILFVLNVVLLIFVLFRRRRRPGEPPIVPHTYPIIGAALEFGRNPLGYLRNLRQEYGDVFTVELAGWNVHFFTNPVDVKYLEKNRILKHDKVLYDFATRVVGSPHAIDVSGKHNPRGPEVMAGMTKAMRGSTSLSKLTESCLTITTYAFEQALRKDERFIQEQPIGLYELAGKIIFDTTLYMFFGYHKSLKQRLEEKNRFYDDFMFYFEKSALLVDRVSINLLPKVKAARNRLLEEMNNIEFKNRVGVSELIKSMNEIDKNNADERARHLLIILWSSQANSRPALFWTLFHLLKQPQAVAKILQEYNEVMEMTMSRQKKKTNENIPDRSLLSEWLGMDDIMELNRTSLDKIVILDACIRESLRLVGSSMIVREVDRNAKVTVASGNKYLVRKGDFTAFFSPLTHMDEVIHENPEEYMYERHLVEQISHRDESSEDISDVSSICSTDSEGLSKKNRLKAKIRYGVPGYRVSASRAILTFGYGTNRCPGRHIALIEIKLCVLIFLRHFRLELLNPDEKPPPFDMRHLGFGVMPPLSDVLVKISPKVN
- the LOC120332592 gene encoding putative protein-lysine deacylase ABHD14B, encoding MASKSILSESGEIFYRETLPVGGASKGDILLLHGMKFSSETWLELKTLEKLAEWGYRAVAVDLPEYGNSKSAKLKGTQADFIHGICQKLSINKPVIISPSMSGGFSLPYLIEHGNNMSGYVPVAPVSTGSYINQYSSVRVPTLIVYGDRDATLGTTSFKHLSGIPNHTVLKIPNAGHACYLDQPDVWHNNLRDFLNTLNS